Within the Oncorhynchus kisutch isolate 150728-3 linkage group LG13, Okis_V2, whole genome shotgun sequence genome, the region TATGCCAAATAACAGTCTAAAAACCACACGAGGGCAAATCAGATTTGACAGTTCAGACAAGACGCATGGCCAGGAATAAGATTTGTATCTGACTTCAAAGGAACTACAAAGGTGGTTTGAAATGTGTCTTGAAATATCCaattccatgtgctttttggctgttcagactgcaggaaaaagaaCAGATTCTAATCTGCTATATGCAATAAAATTTCATTAGAGTAACTTTAATGTGAACAATGCTTACGGGTCCCATGCAGTCTAATCCGTCATCAAATCTGTTGTAATTTTCGTTTTGTTTTAAGTTAAACCCTGCAAATTGATTATTTCAATGTATTAACCCAACCAATTAATAGAAACATGCTTCCTTGATGCAGGGCACAAATGTTATCCTGCAAATCTGTTAATAGGTTTTTGATTGTGGGTATTGctttaagtatttttttaaacacccCAAACTACATTGAAATGTAAATAATGAACTATTTAAAAGCAGGTCTGTCCTTAGAGCTAGCACTTATTTTCCATTAAAAGGCCACTAATACATTTACACTAGCTCTGGCCTTCACATCATTTCAAACACAGTTCATTATAATGCAGCACATGGACCTCAACCATAGGATGGAAGCTGAAGTAATACACTGTAGCCTATATTATAGCAACATCTTAACAGATCTTAACAGattaaacattatggagtcttaaaagGAGGCATAGTCAAGGCAAAAATGTCACAAATATTCCAACTTCAATtcattatttctcaattatgcattaagatacaaatgtcaaatacagtaccttcagaaactattcataccccttgacttattccacatgttgttgtgttactgcctgaatttaaaaatgtattaaataaaaaaaactctcacccatctacacacaataacccataatgacaaattgaaaacatatTTAGGgattttttttcacatttattgaaaatgaaatatcaaatatacttaagtattcacacccctgagtcaatacatgttagaatcaccttgattacagctgtgagtctttctgggtaagtctctaagagctttgcacacctggattgtaaaacATTTGAACATGattatttttcttcttctagctgtcaagttggttgttgaccattgttagacagctattttcaactcttgccatatattttcaagtcaatttaagtcaaaactgtaactaggccactcaggaacattcaatattgtcttgtattcaagacataaagttaatttatttgccAATTGTTTagggcagttttactttagtgccttattgcaaacaggatctatgttttgaaatatttttagTCTGTGCAGACTTCCTTCttctcactctgtcatttaggttagtattatggagtaactacaatgttgttgatccatcctcagttttctccattaaactctgtaactgttttaaagtcaccattggcctcatggtgaaaccccttcctctccagcaactgagttacgAAGGacccctgtatctttgtagtgactgggtgtattaatacaccatccaaaattgAATTAATAACTtgaccatgctcaaagggatattcaatgtctgcattttttaaaatccatctaccaataggtgcccttctttgcaaggcattggaaaacctccctggtatttgtggttgaatctcttgtttgaaattcactgctcgactgaagaACCTTAtggataattgtatgtgtggggtacagagatgaagtagtcattcgAAAATCATGATAAACACTGTTATCGCACACATAAgtacatgcaacttattatgtgacttgttaagcaaatttacTACTGaaattatttaggcttgtcatagcaaaggggttgaatacttattgactcaagacatttcaggtttttgttcatttgtaaaaatgaaaaaaaaacaacataattccactttaacattatagggtattgtgtgtaggccagtgacacaaaatccaaatttaatcaattttaaattcaggctgtaacacaacaagttgtggaaaaagtcaaggggtgtgaatactttctgaaggcactgtatgtgtcatCCATCCTTCTTCCAAAGGACCCTTCTGTGGATTAAATTGACTGAAAATCCCCCAAATCATggtattttttttgttttcagTTTTGTGAGGAATCGCCCATGGAATCAAATTGTCACAGTCACTTTGGGCGGAGGGATTACCGTTGCGTGGTGGTTTGTGGAAGTATGATCGGCGTACACGCAATTCCTGCAAAAGACTCAGGAAAGTGCAAGTCCCTCTCCCACTCATCAGCCTCTGTGTTGTACACTTGCACGATGCTTGTGACATTGTTTAGATGCCAATTGTACCCTCCAACGATATAGATCTTTTTGTCCAACAAGCAGCAGCCTGCCTCAGATTGCCCTGCCCGCATGGGGCTAACAGTGGTCCACTGGTCATTCTCTGGAATATAATACTCAACCACCAGGACGTCAAAGCAGCGGTCCACGTGGTCCATGCGACCGCCCAGGCAGTAAACACGGTCTTTGGCGCTGATCATAGCATGAAGCACTCTGGGCTCGTTCATGGGCGATTTGAAGTCCCATTGGTCAGATGTGGGATCATAACAGTGCAGGGCTTTCTTATCGTCCACCGAGACACCGTAACCCCCTGAGATGTAGAGCTTGTCACCACAGGGAGTTCCTGCATGGCCCCAGATTCTGCGTTTCAGTGGTTCCACGTAGGTCCACTCATTTTTCCTGGGACAGTAGCACTCTACGGACGACAGACTTCCAGATCGGTTGCGCCCCCCAGTGGCATAGAGTTGTCCTTGAAGAACGTTGAGCTGGAACTGAATGCGCACCTCCTGCATCGGCTGGATGCGCAGCCATTGGCTCAGGTGCGGGTCATAACGGAAGCAGACGTTTACCGCCCCTTCGCCGCTGCGGTACTGCAGGTGCTGCCCGCCTACTACGTAAACAAAGTTGTCCAGCACCGATACACAGGCGTGGCTGGAACCTGTCTCCGCCTCCGTTAGTTCCTTGAACTGACGCGCGGCAATGTCTGGAAGATAGAACACCTTACTGCTCACAGTGCGATCATTGTCAGTGTAGGGTGTCCCACCAAAGGTAATGAGCGAAACTACTTCGGAGCGGATCACAGTCCGAGGGGACTGCATCTCGTGCTGACGAAAGGGGAGGATCTGGAAGTTGAAGGCCTCCAGGAGGTACTGCCTGCACAGCACGTCCTCTACCATGATGTCCACCGTCTGCACGCTGTCCACCAGCTCCGAGGAGCGCATGAGGGGGAATCGTACGTGGCAGAGCACTTTGTCGGCTCCGGCCCGGCGGGCCTCGTCGTGCTGCAGCCAGCGGATGGCAGCGTGGAACAGGTCGATCTCGCTGCAGTTCTTCAGCTTGTTGCTCTGCAGGAAGAAGACCAGGCGCTCCATGGGAATGTGCAGGAAGTCCTCCTCCTCAGCGATCTGCAGGAAGTGGCGGAAGGTAAAGGTGTCCACAGACTCCTTGAGGGAGGACAGGTTGAAGGTGGTGGCCATCTGGCCAATGTTCAGGCAGGTCTCTACGCTCATGGCTGACTTGAGGAACTCCTCGCAGAGCTCCACGACTGGGACCATCTGGAGAAAGACAGCTGCTCCCAGTACATCCTGAATGCAGTCCAGGTCAAGTGTGACGTCTGCGCTGTAAGCAAAGTCAATTATATGTTTCAGGCCGCGGGCGGACAAGCCTTTCAGCTCAATGGTATCCTTGTTTGACTCCCTCATGCCTCCGGTGAACATGGCTCTGCAAGGTAAGTGAGAAAGCCATTTAAATAACTGTCTTTATGTTAAACTTGTTTTATTGATTTCCCCCCATTCTAAACAACATATTCATCTGAGGTAAATTAGACACGGAACCACTCCCCTACTTGCCATGCAACATCAGGACAAGAACATCAGATTATTCATTTAAATATATTCACATTGCACATTGTGCACCTGTAATGTTATTATTTCCCTCCCTATCAGTCCCACATATTGTACCAATTCCTCTTCCTTTTTCTCCACTACTCCTCTCATCTGACTCAGCTCTTGATGTATCATCATTTCACACCAAAGCCAAATTCACCAACACAATCACACTCTTCCCCTCACCTCTACATCTGTATCATGATTTGATTTGTACGTCTCTTTACCTGGGTCTCTCTTTTACCAGTCAGTGTATCACTATAGTCAGAGAATACATCCAGTGTCCAGGTCTCtcaaatcagtgcagatgaaaGGAAAGGAGACGAGTAGCAGAAGCCATTTTGGAGACACAGCGTCAGTCTCACCTGAAGTAGTCACTGCAGGAGGCCAGCACTGCCTTGTGAACCTGGAAGCGCTCCTCATTGATGGCCAGCACCACATCCAGGAGCTGCCCCTGGGCTCGCAGGACCGACAAGCCCTGCAGGAGAGTGGCGCTATGGCTTGGGGCTGAGAACGTGCAACGCAGGGTGCTATTCTGGTTAGCCATACTGGAAGAGAAAAGGCCTATCACTATCAGTTTATCAGAATAGGGTATTTTTAAAAGTATTTCCACGTATCTTCTGCCAATTAAGCTTCTAGGATACTTGTCAGAGTTGACTGATCCTGTTGTAGCATCAGTGACAGTGCTGAGCTCTTGCTCTCCTGCACTTTGTCCATCTGTTTTCCCAGCAGCTGCATCATCACCCTCATATCAACTCCCTTTTCTTTTTAATTATTCAGCTGCTTCCTTTGAAGAAATGCCTTCTTTTGTATTCAGAGAACAAAGCCTGTGTTAATGGGTGATATATATATCCCTTAAACACTAGAGAATATCTTGAATTGTTCACCACTTTCAGGACAATTTAATCTCACTAGATATTGAGTGAGGATATGACCGTCTCAATGGATAATAGTACTATAGGCTGCCTATCTATGATACCTGGGGGAAAATTATAACTGTCGCTCACAATTTATGTTGAAACATTATATTTTGTTAAATAGAATGAAGTTGCCTACATATTTATCCAATATATAGCCTACATGCGGGAAGTGGTGTGTCAATTACTGTGGTGACTTACAGTATGACTGACTGTGCCTCTGGTAACTGGCAGAAGGCTAGTCAGTTTCATGTTTCAAGCATATCAATTAAAACTAATGAAATCAAATAATTATGACTGCTTGGCTGTTTTGAGACAAATTCTTGATTGGGTTTGGTTGACAAAACACAACTGAAAGTTATATATTTTTACTTTAATTTTGTTTTGTTCTTAAAGTCAAACTAAAAACTAGCTATAGGCTACATTATCATCAATAAGTGGCGGATTCAATTCAGTAGGCCATAACATTTTTCATTTGATGCTGAAGaaatagggactttgcaatgTGTTGCGGTGCTGCACCTGCTAGAGGAAATTTGCTTATCCAGATGCATGAGGGGGCTAAAGAGGGGGCTAAAGTTTTAGTTGTATGTCCCTATATAAAAATAGCTAAAAAGTTCAGATGATTGAGTGACAGGTTGGCGCATAAAAAAATGGTGTACACCGTGTGTAGGGGAGCTATGGAAAGACACGGGGGCAGTTAGGTGTGAATCCTTTGGGTTTCTATAGAAAGTGGGAAAAACACTTCTCATCTTTGTGATACGTTAAGTGAATAACGTAATAACTGTAATGTTTGATTTACAAGGGCGGGGTTAAGGTTACCAGTCAGGCCCTGTTGAGGATGCAGTGTTCGATCCCTGTCTATCTCCTTCCTGCTCCTCTGCGGTTCCTATGGGGGGCGCTCTGCAGGAGTGTCTGCCCTGTGATGGGGTGTATGAGGTTTTCATCTGGACATTGACTGACACTGATTATGACCGAGCTCTCTTCCcaacctggagaggagagggtgtgcTCTGACCCTTTCCCCGGACTTGGAGAGAAAATGACCACACCGCAAAATGTTCCTGGGTGTGACGTGGAAGTCTGGAGACAACCCCAGTGGGAGGTCTGGTGTATCGTTCTGGAGAGAATTCTCCCTTACCTGCATCAAAAAAGGTCAATGTGGAGAAGTTTGTGCCCCCGCATCGGCAAAAGGTTAGTGGACAGCTGAACATTCGATTTCATTGTTTGTCAATGTTTATCAATGCCCCATGAAATATATATTCATCAGTGAAGTTACTGTTAATCACAACATAGTCCCCCATTAATTTAGAATGTGTGGTTACAGAAATGTGTGTAATTCATTAAATATAGCCTAATACCATTCTCATTCTCCAAGTGGAAAAGTTGTTTGGAGAGCACACAAACTGCGCAACACTTGTGATTTATTTAATTGCGTGTAGCAATTAACTGTCTTAATTGTCTTTGTTTGGAGAGCATGTGTCCGTTTTCTCCGTCATGTTTAATGGTGTGAATGCGCGCACTTTAGCGTGCATAGATATACCTGGCCTGCGCGCCAAGAATAGTTCACTTTTGGGTACCTCAAGCGTAGCCTGTATCCAAACCTGTGCTTTACTGGTTAAGGCAGGTTTTGCCTGATGAGAGGCTTTTTATTTTGCATGCtgacatttttatatatttgtaaATATCACCGTCACCTTTGAAACACCAGCGCTGTGTCAATAAACCCAACACGAATTTGCACCTCTACCTGCCTCCTGCTGAATATTCGTCTTTACGACTGCTAGAAGGCCAATATTTTATGCTGATACGCGCAGCGGATATAGGTTACAGATTTTGCGCCAACCTGACACTTTAAAAGCACTCAATGATCTCGGAGTCTCTGCATTTGAACTTTATGTTTATTGTGGTGTAACGTAatataagcagaattcaatataattccaatacaagaaccccccccaaaaatagcCCTTCGCCGATTTCAACTTCCCCCTTAAATCCCTTTATCCTGGAGCGGTGTCTGTAACTATGAACGTAACAATGTTACGACAGAATTCCAAACAGGTAGCCTAACATTCTTTCTTACTCATACCTTATCACTGGCAATATTTAGCCTAGGATGTAGCCTACCATGGATACAATGTACAATAAATGAATCAATCTGCAAAGCTATGACAATTCATGCAAAAACAAAAAAGGCCAGTATCCTCGGGAATTTCTTGAAAATCCACCCGAATATACTCTCGCCCAATGTTTcacatttatacattttttaattcCTTACCCGGTATGTTCTCCTGGGTGTCATGTAGGCCTATCACATGCCCATTTATCTCTGGCTGCCTTTTGGTCTACATACAGTTTTCCCATATTGATTTCACCACGAGTGTCATCCTCACCTGTTCTGCGGACGATTCGAGGCGAAATCCCCACCATCCGACTCCGCCATTTTCTAATGTAGCAGTAGGTCAAAGGCATAACAAAATAAATGCATCAAGCCTATCGATAAGCCAATTATGTTACTTTCCCCCGTGCTAAAATATGGTGATCTCTGCACCAGATGTAAATGTTCTGTTGTGCTGGGACTTTTTTCGGGTTTGCACTGAGCGCGCGCGCAACTGTACTTTTGTGAATGCAAGGACGTCTAGGTCTGGGAAAACCACTGCACAGATATAACAAGGAACAGAAGTGTAATCAGCTAGCTAGACGGATTCCACAGCGATTTGCAtttcataatatatatatatatttaaacaggCGTATATGTAGTTTTGGACTTCTGTTTAAGGCATTTGTTAAGATTACACTCGGCTGTTATTGCTGATGTAGTAGTCGGGCTAGCTAGTATGCTAGATAACCATCATAATGGTTTGGTTAGCTagccaatttagctagctagtgtcGTCAACCAGATTGGCATCTGAATTCGAATGATTTAAagtgtaatgcagttgattgatAACAATGGTATGACTGAACATATATTCAGCATTAGATGAGCATTATAACATGATTGTAACCCAAAATAAATGTGGAATGGCATGTACAGTGAacacacaaaaatataaactcaacacctaaagtgttgatcccatgtttcgtgatctgaaataaaagatcccagaaatgtacgATATGcaccaaaagcttatttctctcaaatggtAGTGAGCATATCTGGTatgacaagataatccatccacctgacaggtgtggcatatcaagaagctgattaaacggcatgaacattacacaggtgaaccttgtgctggggacaataaaaggccactctataatgtgcagctttgtcacacaacacaatgctacagatgtcttaacttttgagggagtgtacaattggcatgctgactgcaggaatgtccactagcgctgttgccagagaatttaatgttaatttctctaccatatgccgCCCCCAACTTCATTTAAGAGAATTTGGCTGTatgttcaaccggcctcacagtTTGCGGATGccaactttgtgaacagagtgccccatggtggcgttggggttatggtatgggcaggcatacgctacggacaatgaacacaataacattttatcgatggtaatttgaatgcacagagatgagatcctgaggcccattgtcatgccattcatacacctccatcacctcaagtttcagcatgataatgcaatgagacaacatttcacaggccacaatcaacagcctgatcaactctaggcgaaggagatgtgtcacgctgcattaGGCAAAGGGTGGTCGCACCAGATActtactggttttctgatccactcccctaccttttttaaggtatctgtgaccaacagatgcatatctgaattcccagtcatgtaaaatccatagattagggtttaattcatttatttcaattgactgatttccttatatgaactgtatttTACAtgactgtattttttttaacctttattgaactaggaacgtcagttaagaacaaattattatttacaatgacgacctaccaaaaggcaaaacgaccaaacacacatcacgacaaaagAGACACCACACCATTGCATAAAGAGAGACCGAAGACAACAAtatagcatggcagcagcacatgacaacacagcatggtagcaacacacatgacaacaacatggtagcagcacaaaccatgggcacagacaacagtgcaaagggcaagaaggtagagacaacagcttgttccagtctctagctgcagcgaactgaaaagaggagggacccagggatgtgtgtgctttggggacctttaacagaatgggactggcagaacaggtgttgtatgtggaggatgaggactccagtaggtatctcagataggggggagtgatgcctaagagggttttataaataagcatcaacaagtgggtcttgcgatgggtatacagagatgaccagtttacagaggagtacagAGTACAATGATGTGTCCTGTAATGAGCATTGGTAGCAAATCTggtggccgaatggtaaagaacatctatcTGCtagagagcacccttacctgccaatctataaattacgtctccataatctagcatgggtaggatgtcattgtcggtgatcaggcctacca harbors:
- the LOC109901532 gene encoding kelch-like protein 26, with protein sequence MAESDGGDFASNRPQNSMANQNSTLRCTFSAPSHSATLLQGLSVLRAQGQLLDVVLAINEERFQVHKAVLASCSDYFRAMFTGGMRESNKDTIELKGLSARGLKHIIDFAYSADVTLDLDCIQDVLGAAVFLQMVPVVELCEEFLKSAMSVETCLNIGQMATTFNLSSLKESVDTFTFRHFLQIAEEEDFLHIPMERLVFFLQSNKLKNCSEIDLFHAAIRWLQHDEARRAGADKVLCHVRFPLMRSSELVDSVQTVDIMVEDVLCRQYLLEAFNFQILPFRQHEMQSPRTVIRSEVVSLITFGGTPYTDNDRTVSSKVFYLPDIAARQFKELTEAETGSSHACVSVLDNFVYVVGGQHLQYRSGEGAVNVCFRYDPHLSQWLRIQPMQEVRIQFQLNVLQGQLYATGGRNRSGSLSSVECYCPRKNEWTYVEPLKRRIWGHAGTPCGDKLYISGGYGVSVDDKKALHCYDPTSDQWDFKSPMNEPRVLHAMISAKDRVYCLGGRMDHVDRCFDVLVVEYYIPENDQWTTVSPMRAGQSEAGCCLLDKKIYIVGGYNWHLNNVTSIVQVYNTEADEWERDLHFPESFAGIACTPIILPQTTTQR